A part of Paenibacillus sp. IHBB 10380 genomic DNA contains:
- a CDS encoding glycosyltransferase family 2 protein yields MNAKKVLVGSPVYQKPEILEAFLNSLKKLNRDTISIDYMFVDDNIDEKSSQLLAEFEREESTVHIVRGNEQGVYLCNDKSHYWDDSLMLKVANYKNSIINYAIENNYDYLFFVDSDLVLHPNLIEHLKKANKHIISEIFWSQWHNDRPFEPNVWLFDEYDLVPKRLGEELSEQEMDIRQMKFLNQLRIPGLYEVGGLGACTLISRAALVDGVSFEPIKNLTIHGEDRFFCIRAAVLGIDLFVDTHYPAYHIYRERDLEGVQDYVKGNEADIAFVRRSKEQGNKITLSMIVKNEEGRYLNQVLNSLKGHIDEAVIIDDGSSDNTINMCREILRDIPLHIIQNEKSMFATEAELRKKQWSETIKTNPDWILNLDADELLEDGFWDDAQKLINEQEYDFYCFRLYDMWDETHYREDEFWNAQSIYRPFLMRYQPDFNYIWNEAPQHCGRFPMNTFSLPKAKSEFRVKHLGWAAQEDRAEKYKRYQLLDPNAIYGVREQYDSIMDTHPNLIKWEAVEVI; encoded by the coding sequence TTGAATGCAAAAAAAGTATTAGTTGGCAGTCCAGTGTATCAAAAACCAGAAATATTGGAAGCGTTTTTAAATTCCTTGAAAAAGCTCAACAGGGATACTATTTCTATCGATTATATGTTTGTTGATGATAATATTGATGAAAAATCGAGTCAACTGTTAGCTGAGTTTGAAAGAGAAGAATCAACAGTTCATATCGTTCGTGGTAACGAGCAGGGGGTATATCTGTGCAATGATAAATCCCACTACTGGGACGATAGCTTAATGTTAAAGGTAGCCAATTACAAAAATTCTATCATTAATTACGCAATAGAAAATAATTATGATTATCTGTTTTTTGTAGACTCTGATTTGGTATTGCATCCTAATTTGATAGAGCATCTAAAGAAGGCTAATAAACATATAATCTCTGAAATATTTTGGAGTCAGTGGCATAATGATAGACCTTTTGAACCCAATGTTTGGCTGTTTGACGAATATGATTTGGTTCCTAAGAGATTAGGTGAAGAACTGAGCGAACAAGAGATGGATATACGACAAATGAAGTTTTTGAACCAACTTAGAATTCCTGGGTTGTATGAAGTAGGTGGATTAGGAGCGTGTACATTAATTAGTAGAGCTGCATTAGTAGATGGCGTTAGTTTTGAGCCTATTAAAAATTTAACCATACATGGCGAAGATAGATTTTTCTGCATACGGGCGGCTGTGCTTGGTATTGACCTTTTCGTTGATACTCATTATCCTGCGTACCATATTTACAGAGAGAGAGACTTAGAAGGTGTGCAAGATTATGTGAAAGGCAATGAAGCAGACATTGCATTTGTACGCCGATCTAAAGAACAGGGGAATAAAATCACCCTTTCCATGATAGTAAAAAATGAAGAAGGACGTTATCTAAATCAGGTGCTAAATAGTTTGAAGGGGCATATTGATGAAGCTGTTATTATTGATGACGGAAGTAGTGATAACACAATAAATATGTGTAGAGAAATACTTAGAGATATTCCTTTGCATATTATACAAAATGAGAAATCTATGTTTGCAACCGAGGCTGAGCTTAGGAAAAAACAGTGGAGTGAGACTATAAAAACAAATCCCGACTGGATTTTAAACCTTGATGCAGACGAATTATTAGAGGATGGTTTTTGGGATGATGCACAAAAACTTATTAATGAGCAGGAGTATGATTTTTATTGTTTTAGGCTATATGATATGTGGGATGAAACTCACTATCGCGAGGACGAATTCTGGAATGCGCAGAGTATTTATAGACCATTTCTAATGAGATACCAGCCTGATTTTAATTATATATGGAATGAAGCACCTCAGCATTGTGGAAGATTTCCTATGAATACTTTCTCTCTTCCAAAGGCTAAATCTGAATTTCGGGTGAAGCATTTAGGTTGGGCAGCACAAGAGGATAGAGCAGAAAAGTATAAAAGATATCAGCTTTTGGACCCCAATGCGATATATGGAGTTAGAGAGCAATATGATTCCATTATGGATACCCATCCCAATTTAATAAAATGGGAAGCGGTCGAAGTCATATGA
- the tlp gene encoding small acid-soluble spore protein Tlp, producing MAKPDNRADNEAHLQEHIDHTIANLQEAENYLNVHEDEISTDEKQAIEAKNDRRKDSINSFVAEKKDEAQQ from the coding sequence TTGGCCAAACCGGATAATCGTGCTGATAATGAGGCACATCTGCAAGAACATATCGACCACACTATAGCTAATTTACAAGAAGCAGAGAACTACCTGAATGTGCACGAAGATGAGATTTCAACTGATGAGAAGCAAGCGATTGAAGCTAAGAATGATCGACGTAAAGACAGTATTAATAGTTTCGTAGCAGAAAAAAAAGACGAAGCACAACAGTAA